In the genome of Ovis canadensis isolate MfBH-ARS-UI-01 breed Bighorn chromosome 21, ARS-UI_OviCan_v2, whole genome shotgun sequence, the window TAATCAGCCCTTCGTCTATCACAGCTCCGACCACCCGATGCTTCAGTCGCCGCTCCCGGTTCAACACTCGTCGTCGCTTGAACAGCTTCTTCTTCAGCTCCTGGGGAGAGGAAGATGCTTAATCAGAGGGCGGCCGCGCCCTGCGACCTGGGACCCCTCACCCGGCGACACTGGCCCATAGACTCCATCTCGGGCGAGAATAAAGGCTCTGGGACGTTTGGGAAACCATGTCGGGGGCCCCAGAGTCACCGTTCGCGGCCGGTTGATCTTTCCACTGGGAGCACCCATAGCTGCGCCGCTAGGCCGGCTGCGGGTCCACGTTTCGGTTGTGCGCAGGGTCCGTGTGCGCCCCGCCCTCAGCTCTGTGCTCGCCAATCGCAACTCGGGGGCGGGCCCTGGCACTATATAAACGAACCCGGCTCACCAACAAGCCTTTTCGAGGGCGGCGACTGATTCAGTGTGGTCTGGTAGGTGTGGGTGTCGGGCTGGTGTTCCTGGGGAACGGGGACGGTACCTGTGGACCCTCCTTTTCTTGGCGCGGGTCGGGCGTGCAGTCCCGATCCGCGTAATGTACGGAGGTAGAGGGAACGGGCTCTAGCCCCCTCGGCGTCATGTCTTCGGTACCGGCGGCCAGCAGTCCGCCGGTTCTATCCTCAAGCGCCGGGACACAGAGCTCCAAGGAGCAGGGCAGAACCGAGGTTCAGCAGACTCCTCCCGGGGGTACTCATACCGTCTCCTTTGATTTCAGGTCTGTGGAGCCACCCCAAGAGCCGGAGCTGCCATATCCCCTCTTCCACTTCCCGCTGCAAACAATAAAGGTCATTCGTACGGTACTAAGTTTGTGTCCGCGTTCTTTTTTCCCGAAGCTGCAGGGTTAGGGAAGCTTCACGCGTCATTCCGCACAGCGGATTTTGCAAATCTTCACTTGGATCTCAGGCCCCAGCCGGAGTACGGGCGACATTTTCACACAAGTTTCTCTGGGCGACCTTGCCGGCACCTCCGGATGGCTGCTTTGCGCCGAACCCTCCATCTGGCGAGCCTGGCGGCGGGGACGCGCCGCACCGTGGCGGGTAGGGAAGGTGGAAACTGGGAGGGCAAGCTGGGCTCTTCGTTACCCAAGAGTCTGGTCATTGAAATTGTGACGCTTAAAACCCCAGGGCACATGGCGCCGATTTTGCAGCAGTTTCGAAGAACCGGCCGCTGGGTGATGCGTGTCCTCCCCTCGTCCGCAGGTTCCTTGGCTGGTAGCTGCCTGGCGGACCGCTCCCTCTGGGATAAGCTCCACGCCCAACCGCGTCAGGGCAGTGTCTGCACCTTCGACTGGTTCTTCGGATACGAAGAAGCTCAGGGGCTCCTGCTGCCGCTGTTAGAAAAGTCATGGGCTGCCTGTCCACCCCGGGTGTTGGACGTGGGCTGTGGGACCTCCAGCTTGTGTACAGGTCTCTATACCAAATGCCCGCACCCCGTGGACGTGTTGGGGGTGGACTTCTCACCCGTAGCTGTGGCCCACATGAACAGTCTCCTGGAAGGTGGTCAAGGCCAAACACCCCTATGCCCTGGACACCCTGAGTCAAGCCTCCATTTCATGCAGGCTGATGGCCAGAATCTGCAGCCACTGGCTTCCTCAGGCTCCTTTCAGCTAGTACTGGACAAGGGCACCTGGGATGCTGTTGCCCGGGGTGGTCTGCCAGGGGCTTACCAGCTCCTGGCAGAATGTCTGAGGGTCCTAAGCCCCCAGGGGACCCTGATTCAGTTCTCAGATGAGGATCCTGATGTGCGGCTCCCCTGCCTAGAGAAAGGGTCCCAGGGCTGGACTGTGACCGTGCAGGAGCTGGGCCCTTTCAGGGGCATCACCTACTTTGCTTACATGGTTCAAGGCTCTGATTAAAGATGTTTTAGACCTGATCTGAGTGTTTTCCGTTGggtgaggaggtggagaaaaCTTTTGTCTTTGCAAGATGACTGGAAAATTTGGGTCCTGGTTTCCACATTTATTAGATGGGTGTACCTAGTACTGAATATTTCTGCGCCCCATTTACTCACCTGCAAGACTGGGATAATACCTGAAGCTATTTGATTACATACAGTTGACAGGTGAAACATTTAGCAGTGCCAGGCACAAAATGACTGCTAAATAGAAAACGTATAAGTGGATTATTTCCCATCTCCAACTAGTTGAAATCTTAAAAGCACAGATGATAATTCTTAATCCAGATTACTTGACTATCACTCATTTTTCTCACTTGTAGATAGAGAAGACTGAAGGGATGGATGGAAGGGCTTCAAAAACCTAGGTAATATGTTTGAGGGAGAAAGTAATACTTACCCTCAAAGCTCCTGGGAGGCAGGAAATGGGAATATTCCACAAAGCAGCTTCTGCAGACATGGGAGCTTGATGGTGGGTCCCAGAGAGGACAGGGATTGGGGGCTTCCTGACAGTCTGTGTCCTCTGGGATCCAGAAGGCATCTTGATCTACCCGTTCCTGCCCCCAGCTGAGTTCTGGGTTAAAGGTTCTTAAGGGAGACTTAGGGTCCAGGGAGCTCCAAGTCCAGCCTGGGAGTTAAAGAAcccattaacaatgaaaaatacataataaaagaaCAGTGAAAAATATACCCGGTACctgactggatttttttttttgaggtaaatttaattctttttgcttataaaaataatacagcaaTTGAAATGAAGAGCCTAActatcccacaagctgtgtggcatggcggccaaaaaaaaaattcatcaactTTGCCAGTCACcttgacttttttcatttttttggccaagctgcagggcacatgggatcttaattccaccactggggattgaacctgagccctctcctccccttcccctcggGGAAGGCAGAAgctcagagtcccaaccactggaattTCTCTTAACGATgtttactgggcacctactgggTGCTGcttaatgcaggggacacaactAAGTTGTCCCTCTTGTTTTGCTTAGAACATTCAGTTCACAACAGGCCCATTTGAACGAGCCTCCTCCCTCACCTGGTTCTTCACTTTGGTCCTGGAAGAACACCTCGGCCTCCTCTTCCTCATCGTcagtcagcagcagcagctcctggtgTGGCCATCGGAGCTCCCCACTCTCTTCATTCACCTCAGAGGCTTCCACCACAATGAAGGGGAGGTGGGTCTGCGGACACGTAACCTGGATGGGCACAACAGGGGAACTGGGCCAAAGTGGAGGGTGAGCCAGCAGCAGGACGCAAGGTGGGAGAGTGCTAACCTGAACATCCTGGTGACCTTCAACCCTGTCAATTTCTCCTCTGTCCTTCCAAAGCGGGGTGGTCAGTCTAGGACTTTCTGCATGCTGGGAAGAGCCTGGGCTATCTTTCGGCCAAGGCCCATCCTCACTGCTCCCTGGCACAAGGGCCATGGGTGCTGATTCTAGAATGTAGGGCACTTGAACTCAGTAGAGCACCCCTGCCCAGTGCACCCCACAGACTGCTCCTTTAATCGCTTTGGAGCTGAGCCCCTTAATCACTTCTGAGGAGAGGAGGCTGACGTGCCAGGAGATTATGGGCCTTCCCGGGGAGGAGACAATCCCAGGAGGTGCGATGAAGTGAAGTgctaggcactcagtcatgtgagactctttgcgaccccacggacagtatagcctgccaggcttctccgtccatggtgttctccaggcaagaatactggggtgggtagccatttccttctccaggggatcttcacattgcaggcagattctttacggtctgagccaccagggatgtgcaCTCACTCTGGTGACAcggaaaggcaggaggaggagttaAGGAGGGCATTTGGATTAAAGCCCTGTGAGTAAAGAGCTTTGATAATGAGTTTGAAATTTCCTGATTCTTACCGAGTCTCCCAAGTTGACATGTTTCTTGATAtcttatttaatgaatatttatacagtgtcaaattaaaaaaaaaagcacaatgtgagagttgtgagtgaagttttatttggggcaaaatttagactgtagcccaggagacagtCCCTCAGATAggtctgagaaactgctccaaagaggcagtggggaaaGTCGaaatataagattttggtgaagggggagttcagtgcaatcaagcactcattttataaaaggttttctgctagtcaggaGGAGGAGCTGACATCACcagaagggatttagtgcttttctagatatgaagagatgcaagaaatgagatcatgaaatcagttcctgaaaataactATCTAAAAGACTGGTTTCACCAGTTTCCCTggggcacagagtgcctcactctccaccctgaattccctTTAGGGAGTGtagaggtcagcagctgcagcaacataggcagatggcaaatgcccttcttgtttttgttcatttagcTCAGTCGCCtgcgactctgtgaccccatggactgcagcacaccaggcttccctgtccatcaccaactcctgaagcttgctcaaactcttgttgaTCCAATCAGTGATGCCAGTGACTGTTGTTAGTCACtggcaaatgctcttggcaagtgccaataTGTAATTGATACCAGGAACTGTTTTAAATGTTTGTCATATAAATTGTTTAATTATCCTAAAACTGAGATGTTGTTGGTCAACCACTAAGTCATggctgaccctttgcaacctcatggactgcaacatgtctggcttccctatccttcactgtctcccggagtttgctcaaattcatgtccactaacATGTCCATATGCACTGTTATTAGCCTCATTTTCCGATGCAGAAACCGTAAAACAAAGAACTTTAATGACTTATCCAGAGTCACACAACTAAGAGGTGTTTTCTTCACCAAACTAGAATTCAGTAAGTTACACAACATCCATGGTTTTCATGGCTAAAAAAAAAGGCCAAGATTATATACCTTGGTAACGTTTGCTTTTATCaagtaaaataaaaggaaaatgtataaatatatcctTTTCCCCATCCGGTACATTtggtttttcagtttttgttcaGGATTGAAGAGACTGAAGACTCTTAGACAGACTGATGTTAATAAACATGTGGACGTCCATTACGTACTGCAGTTTGGATAAAGCACAAGTAATCCTAGGAAActacagagcacaggcttagccCTCTATTGATCTGGACATTCTGGAACTGGGCAATTGTGAAACTCACATTAACCATGAAGACACTCTCCCGTTAGCAATCCTGCTAGGGATTTCATGACAAGGGGTCCCACCCTCAGCCCTGGGTCCCAACACCTCTTGACGTGCTCAAACTTCTCAGCTAAACCTAGCCTTAAGACCTAGATGCTTCAGATGCGAAACATTTCTCTGGTTAGGTCCTCTCTAGCCTGGGCCCGTCTCTATGGTTTCTTGTGTGGGGCGCTCTAGCCTGCGTAGATTGAGACGTCGCGGCGGCCTGGCTAGGCTACTGGAGGCTCCAGAGGTCGCCTCGCTGGTCGCGCGGCCGACCATGGAGACCCTGCGCAGGCTGCTGCTCGCAGGCGCACTGCTGGGCGCCGGGGCTGGCGTGGGCACCGCGCTCTTTGCCCTTGTGACCCCGGGAGAGGAGCGGAAGCAGGCGATGCTGAAGGTGGGAGCAGTTGGGAAGGcagaggtggggtgggtgggcgGAGAATCGCGGGCTGGTGGCCGGGGCTGCGAACCACTCTTTCTCCCCGCAGGAGATGCCGGAGCAGGATCCGCAGCGCAAGGACGAGGCGGCCAGGACCAAAGAGTTGCTGCTGGCCACTCTGCAGGAAGCAGCGGCCACGCAAGAGAACGTCGCCTGGAGAAAGAACTGGATGAGTGGCGGGGGCGGGAGGTCAGCCTGAGACAGAACCTGCTCGCCTGGGCGCCGGGACTTAACAGCGCAGGCGCCCAAGCCGCCCCGACTCCTCCTTGGGCCGGCGGGGAGTCCAGACCCGGATGCCAAGCGCAGGCCTCTTCGCGACTTGGAGACCTGCCGCCGGGTGAGCGCGCTCTCCCCCAAAGCTTGCAAGGACTACGTTTTAACGTCCACATCGCGGGCTGTGGCTAACAAGGATCCAGTAAATCATGTTCCTCCATCCAGAGAGTGAGCCCTGCGGTTGGACGCCCATAAAAGCCAAGTGTTCTGCGGGTCTGTGCTGCGGCCTAGCTGGAGTGCGGCTGCCGCCTGCCATGCCCGCCCCATGTGAGGCTGAAGCCCAGTCGGCAGAGCGACATTTTCAAAACACAAGTCAGGTCCTGTGGTTTGTGTGAGTGGATAACCAAATGATGTTCTTGAAATTATAAGTAGCCTGGAAACTCATGTGCAATAAACACCCATAGAGGACACTTTGGGTTCCTGTCTTTCGAATGAGGTTGAAGAGGGGCTTCTAGCAATTAACATGTGCCATGATGCCCTCTGTGGCCTTAAGTTTTGGAGGCCACTGTGGTACTAGTAAAACGGAGTGTACTTTGAGACAGATCTTGTTTCAACTCCTGTATGTTAcagaacttctctgagcctcagtctacCTGTtccatgagtgctaagtcacttaagtcctgtccgactctgcgaccccccgCCAGCTGTCCATaggtttctccagacaagaatactggagtgagttgctatttccttctccagcggatcctcccaacccagggaccgaaccagcgtctcttacatctcctgcattggcgacgatggaggggtggggtggggtggggtgttctttaccactagggccacttgggaagtcctgaTCCTAAAGGTGACAATTATCTGAGTTGTGGTCCGAAGGTGAATTTAGGAATGTAATTGCCAGGCACAAGACAGCCTCTCACTAAATGCACTGGGGCTTTCCTCCCATAAGGTATTCACTGCAGTGCTTTTCAGTCTCTGAAGGTGGTCATAGGATCTATTGGAGATGCCACTGATGGGATGAGGTAGAGCTGTCAGTGGGGTGGCAGCCCCACAGCCAAGCCAATAAGTTCacccttctttttatttttccgtCCTGTGGTTCCAAACTGTTCCAACAGTGGGGGCGCAGGGGAAGCTGTTTGCATTAAAGCTGGAACACTACATAAAGCTTGGTAGCACTGAGGTCTGATCCCATGTATGAGCAGTGGCGCAGTTTTGTGCTTCTTGATTGTGAAGGCATAAACACATTTGTCATGTGTGATCTTTTAAGTTTAGTTGTGGCCTCCTTCCTAGCCAGGGTATGAGAGGAAGGAGGCAGCTGCTTGAGGGAGCATGAAGATGAGGTGAGAGGGGCTAGAatgcaggagcctggcagttcaGAGCCTGAGCCTGAAAGTCAGGCTCCCCAGGAGTGTGTTCAGGTTCTATTACTTGCTACCTGTGTCAGTTTGAACAAGTCATGAGCTTTCATGTCCCAGTCTCTAAAATGGGATAACTGTACCCACTGCTAGATAATAGTGCTTTCATATCTCAGTTAATACATATATAGTACTTAAAACTGTGTAGTACATATTAAGTACTCAATACTTTTTGTGAtggccacattttaaaaactacccTTTTAGTAGCTAATAACTGGGGACTCGTTAGGTGTCATGCACTGTGCTAAAGCATTACGTAACCCTCATAACCCCAAATAACAGGTACTATTATCCAGGTTTTACTAAAGAAGAAACTAGACTTAAGAAGTCAAGGCACATAGCTAGTAGAGATTTCAAGCTTAGGTACTGTCTTACTCACAGAGCAAAAAATGCTATCCAAGGTATACCCCACTTTAACCTCCAACTAATCAGACCTGGAGATTAGAAACAAGTCTCCCTTGGAAATTTAAGATAAAGCATAGTGTCTATTCTGAAAGCCTTCCTTGTCTCTCCCAGCCATTCAGGAAGGAGTCAGACACATACAGAACTCAAGAGATTCTATTTATTAAGAAGGCAATGTCAGTGCTTTATCAAAGATGAAGAGAGGTCAGATGGTGGGATAAAGGCCTCTCAGCCGGGACATTTCTTGGCCACAATGAGGACAGCAGAAGGCACAAGtcctgaagatggaagaaaacagaTTTGAACCCAAAGATACCTGCTTCCCCCCACTGCCCCACATTCCGCCCTCACACCATCTCTATACAAAGTCCCTTCTTTGCATCCCTTCTCCTCAAGCATCCGCTATCCCCCAAGTCCTGGTTTCAGATCCCACGTGTCATACCCAGCTCCTGCAGAGGCCGCTCCATGTCAGCCTCTGAAAAGGCCCGCCGGGGGAAGCCACTGAGCAACTGCACAGGGTCCTGGCCCCCACCTAGATCCTCCCCACGGTGGAGTTCCACGTAGAGCCTCACAGCTGCCAGCTGTTCCCGTGCCCGGAACGTCTGGGTCAGTGAGGTCCCATCTGGCAGCCTGACCTAAAAGGCAAGAGAAAGACACAGTATCGTGAATGTCGTAACTGAGTGAGGTGCCCAAGTAAGGAAAAAGAGCAAAGTTGGCTTCTACCTTCCACTTAAGAGAGACTGGACCAGGATCATTACTATTGAAAGCACCTAAGGAACAACCACTTGGGATGCACTTTACTCAGCAATGAAGAAAGAGACCCCTGGCTCCCTCACAATTTAAGGAAAACATAATACAAGATTATATAAAACATCTGGATAGATACCACACATCATGCAAACAGCTGCATAATCTAAATGAAAACACTATGAACAAGTAAAAAGGGAACTGCTGAGTAAGAGAGAGGTATGGATTTAAATAAGACTGGGGCAAGTGAAATTTGATATCTTCCCTCAGAGCAGAGGAGGTAGGATTTCAAAAGTCATTTACAAAGAAGGGAGAGGTTTGGCAAGGGAAATGTAACTGAAAAAAGCTCTGGGCTGGGCTCGGTTGGGTGCCCTGTAAGCCAACAAAGGGTCCCAGGAGCAAGACTGGAATCCTGATAATCAGTACCTGTATGCGACATTGGTCATACTCCCGCTTTGTGGGAGGCTCCCGGCTGGGAGAGGAGGGAACAGGGCCTGGCTCTGTTGCTGGTGGGGATGGCTGAGAACCCACGTTACCACCATACTAGAAGACAAAGTTCAATAATCAGGCACTAAGCCCATCCTTGCCCTCTGCAGCTACTGGCCCCTCCACTAAACTATCCTGGGTTTCCGCCCAATTACCTACCTTCTTGGCTCTCTCTACTTTGTCCCTTTCGATCTTTTCTCGGACTCTTTGTCTGAAATGCAAACAGGACACAAGGAGGTCAGACATTGACAAAGCAAATCCTGATTCCTTTCCCATATCTTAGCCAACACTCCCAGAACCCAGACCTGGCTTCTAACTCTTCAGCCTTTTCCCTCTTCCGCTCTTCAGCAGCCCGGCGCATCTCATCTTCCTGTAGCCTCTGTCGGGCAGCTGACAACTCCTGCCCTTGTCTCCTGCGCTGCCGTTCCCGTTCCAATGCCTCCCGCTCCTCTCTTTCTTCACGCTCCCGCTGCTTTTGGGCCACCAGCTCCAACATCCTGTGTTGCAGAAAGGAAACATTCAAGAGACATGTACATAAATTGGGAAAGTGAGTTTATAACAAGGGACTCAGAAAACAAAATCCAGAAACACAGTCCCAAAAcagatacaagaaaaaaaagaaagaaggaaaaggccaAGAAAAAACAATGTGGGAAGTGGGAGTTCTTTGACCAGATTTGTGTAGTGGGGGGAGGTGGAAAGTGACTCTCAGAAACGTGAGCTTGTTCTTCCTACCTCTTAGTCTGTTCCTGTCTTTCCTCTTCAGTCAAAACAGgtttgccttctcccactgctGACCCAGGTCCTACAAACAAACAATCAGTATTATTACCCTTTCATCCTCCTCCTCGGGCCCTCCTGAATAATCGCAGTGTTTTCCTCAGTCAGGACCTTTGGGGCCACCTTGCTCCGAGGGGGTGGGTTCCCGTCCCAGGACATGTCCAAGGGGGGTGGCTAGTGGCTCATCCACATCGGGGTCGTCTTCGTGCTCCATCAACCTGGCAGGGAAAGTCAGGAGGGAGGTTTACGTTCAGGCTGCCCTCCCAGTAGTTCCCCGTCCCCTGCCACCGGTCTGAGCGCTCACCAGTCCATCGCAGCCTCGATGCCCTGGTTCCCTGTGAGGGCCAGAGCCTTCTCCCTGAGGGCAGAAACACCGTGAATAGCGCCCACGAGCCATGGCGACGATCAGGCTGGGGCGTAGAGCCTGAGGCCAGATTGGGGTAAAGGCCTGGACAGGTGCGCGACCCTCGCGGCCCTGGGTTAGGGGGCTCCCTTACGCGCGTCCCTTGGGGAAGCCCATCTCGATGAGACTCTCCAGAGCCGTCAGCTCCGCCATGACGCCGCCACCGCCGCTTCCGCGGGGACCTGGGGAGAGGGGGGAGCGAAGACGGCGAAGGGGGTCAGCGCGAGGCGCCTCCCACCAGCGCCCAACCCTGCCCGCGACGGCCCCGGCCGGGTGCTTGCTCACTCACCGGCTGCGGACCAGCCGCGGACACCTACGAGAAGAAAGCCTAGGCGAGGCGGAAGTGCCCGAATCTGTTTGGGTCACGTGGGGGCGGGCGTGGACGGGTGCCGCCGAGTGCCAGAAACGCCGGCCTGGCGCTGCTGAGGGAACGCGAATGGGCGGTGCCTGCGAGTCGTATTCTGGGAGGCGCCAACACTCCCCAGCCCAAGTCCGGGCGCCCGTTGGTGCTAGGGGAAAAGAACGATGCTGTCCTGAAACCCATGGGCGAATGAAGACAGCTCCCCAGATTGCCCCTAAGCACACCGCAAGCAGTGTTTATCAGGAGCCTTAGAAATGTATGCACCCTTTCACCTATTCATCCTCTCCGGAGAACTGAGCCATCCTCCGCTCGACCGCCACAAAGAATCTTTGCAAAACGCAATAACTGATCTTGTCATCAACTCCCTGGTTAAGACTTCTCCATGATACCTCAGTCACCTAAATGGCTTCCTCCTACCGTCTCTTGTTAATTCTCCATCTATAAAGTGAGCATAACAATAGCACCAACCTTAGGTGTCTGGCAAGCTGCACTGGGTAAAGGAAGTTAGCacggagttcatctttcactgcTTGAGGGTAACGTGCAGATTGCAAAGCAGaccctttctttcttctgtagcagcatggcatgtgggattttaattcccgGTTCGGAGATCAAATTTGCATTCCTGTGAGGAAAGTGCCTCAGCTTAACTATTGAACCACGATGGAAGCTCCTACGGTTTGCTTTCTAATGAAAGCGTGCTTTGACCACCACAGCTCTATCTTCCAGCACCAGTATTTTCTCTATTAGCACTTGTCCCCCTGCTGTGTAGTCATGTTGATTACTTAGCTTTCCTCTGCTTCCTAGGCTGTTAGGTCGCCTTTTCCTTATTTGCTTATTTGACCAAGCCATATAGgttgtgagatctcagttccccaccagggagctaacctgtgccccctgaactaaaagcacagagccttaaccactggaccaccaaggaagtccctaaaactTACTTTTGAATGTTTATTAGAGGCAGACTAATAATAAGTTACTAATATTGATAATAGATGCACTAGAGAATTTTATTTGATTAATATTTAATCATCCCAATAATCCATATAAGTAGATACTATTAGTAGTCACaggaaacaaacacagaaagGTGAGCTAATTTACCAAAGGTGACAGAGCTGGTAAAGTAGgag includes:
- the CSKMT gene encoding citrate synthase-lysine N-methyltransferase CSKMT, mitochondrial; protein product: MAALRRTLHLASLAAGTRRTVAGSLAGSCLADRSLWDKLHAQPRQGSVCTFDWFFGYEEAQGLLLPLLEKSWAACPPRVLDVGCGTSSLCTGLYTKCPHPVDVLGVDFSPVAVAHMNSLLEGGQGQTPLCPGHPESSLHFMQADGQNLQPLASSGSFQLVLDKGTWDAVARGGLPGAYQLLAECLRVLSPQGTLIQFSDEDPDVRLPCLEKGSQGWTVTVQELGPFRGITYFAYMVQGSD
- the LBHD1 gene encoding LBH domain-containing protein 1; the protein is MALVPGSSEDGPWPKDSPGSSQHAESPRLTTPLWKDRGEIDRVEGHQDVQVSTLPPCVLLLAHPPLWPSSPVVPIQVTCPQTHLPFIVVEASEVNEESGELRWPHQELLLLTDDEEEEAEVFFQDQSEEPGWTWSSLDPKSPLRTFNPELSWGQERVDQDAFWIPEDTDCQEAPNPCPLWDPPSSSHVCRSCFVEYSHFLPPRSFEVFSIYK
- the UQCC3 gene encoding ubiquinol-cytochrome-c reductase complex assembly factor 3 — its product is MVSCVGRSSLRRLRRRGGLARLLEAPEVASLVARPTMETLRRLLLAGALLGAGAGVGTALFALVTPGEERKQAMLKEMPEQDPQRKDEAARTKELLLATLQEAAATQENVAWRKNWMSGGGGRSA
- the UBXN1 gene encoding UBX domain-containing protein 1 isoform X1; amino-acid sequence: MAELTALESLIEMGFPKGRAEKALALTGNQGIEAAMDWLMEHEDDPDVDEPLATPLGHVLGREPTPSEQGGPKGPGSAVGEGKPVLTEEERQEQTKRMLELVAQKQREREEREEREALERERQRRRQGQELSAARQRLQEDEMRRAAEERKREKAEELEARQRVREKIERDKVERAKKYGGNVGSQPSPPATEPGPVPSSPSREPPTKREYDQCRIQVRLPDGTSLTQTFRAREQLAAVRLYVELHRGEDLGGGQDPVQLLSGFPRRAFSEADMERPLQELGLVPSAVLIVAKKCPG
- the UBXN1 gene encoding UBX domain-containing protein 1 isoform X4 translates to MAELTALESLIEMGFPKGRAEKALALTGNQGIEAAMDWLMEHEDDPDVDEPLATPLGHVLGREPTPSEQGPGSAVGEGKPVLTEEERQEQTKRMLELVAQKQREREEREEREALERERQRRRQGQELSAARQRLQEDEMRRAAEERKREKAEELEARQRVREKIERDKVERAKKVRLPDGTSLTQTFRAREQLAAVRLYVELHRGEDLGGGQDPVQLLSGFPRRAFSEADMERPLQELGLVPSAVLIVAKKCPG
- the UBXN1 gene encoding UBX domain-containing protein 1 isoform X2 produces the protein MAELTALESLIEMGFPKGRAEKALALTGNQGIEAAMDWLMEHEDDPDVDEPLATPLGHVLGREPTPSEQGPGSAVGEGKPVLTEEERQEQTKRMLELVAQKQREREEREEREALERERQRRRQGQELSAARQRLQEDEMRRAAEERKREKAEELEARQRVREKIERDKVERAKKYGGNVGSQPSPPATEPGPVPSSPSREPPTKREYDQCRIQVRLPDGTSLTQTFRAREQLAAVRLYVELHRGEDLGGGQDPVQLLSGFPRRAFSEADMERPLQELGLVPSAVLIVAKKCPG
- the UBXN1 gene encoding UBX domain-containing protein 1 isoform X3, producing the protein MAELTALESLIEMGFPKGRAEKALALTGNQGIEAAMDWLMEHEDDPDVDEPLATPLGHVLGREPTPSEQGGPKGPGSAVGEGKPVLTEEERQEQTKRMLELVAQKQREREEREEREALERERQRRRQGQELSAARQRLQEDEMRRAAEERKREKAEELEARQRVREKIERDKVERAKKVRLPDGTSLTQTFRAREQLAAVRLYVELHRGEDLGGGQDPVQLLSGFPRRAFSEADMERPLQELGLVPSAVLIVAKKCPG